DNA sequence from the bacterium genome:
TGGTGAGTTTTGGATTGAAACCGGGGCTGCATCAGCTGACCCTTAAAAAGAACCTGGAGGCCTGGCTTAAAAGGCCGTCGGCCGCGCTGGTTCCGATAATCTGCAGCGCCTGCCACAACATGTGGCTGCCGATCATGCGGATCGCCAAGGAACACGATATCCATTGCATAGTCACCGGGCGCAACCCCTACGAGGAGGTCTCGTTCAAACGCCGTCTGCTGGGGGTCAGCCCCGACGAGGACATCAGGAACGTCTATCTCAAAAACCTCGGAGGAATAGTCAAGGAAGCGGCCAAGAACCTGTCCTATTTTTCGCCCCAAACCCTGCCGGTGATGATCAAGGGGCATTTCTTCGGAAGTCCCTATGCTTTGGGAACCAGGATCTACGGCCGCGGCATCGAAATGGCCGACCTGTTCTTTTACCTGCCCTGGAATGAATCTGAAGTCATGTCCCGGATACAGAACGAGCTGGGATGGCAAAGCCCCAAAGAGCGGGGAAACACCTGGCGTTTCGACTGCCGGGTTTCGCAGCTGCGGGACCTGATGTACCAGAAGACCATCGGTATGACCGAGCGCCAGGAGCTTTACGCCCGGCTGATCCGCGAAGGGTTGGTATCCAAGGAAACTATCCAGGACCGGCTGGTCACGGAGAATGTGATCCATTACGATAAGATCGAAGCCCTGCTGGATGAAGCAGGGATCAGGGACCGGTCTTTTCTGAAACTGGGGTAACCCCACCCTACCCTCCCCTCGAGGGGAGGGATTTAGGGAGGGGTTAAAAAAGGAAAACGGAG
Encoded proteins:
- a CDS encoding ATPase — protein: VSFGLKPGLHQLTLKKNLEAWLKRPSAALVPIICSACHNMWLPIMRIAKEHDIHCIVTGRNPYEEVSFKRRLLGVSPDEDIRNVYLKNLGGIVKEAAKNLSYFSPQTLPVMIKGHFFGSPYALGTRIYGRGIEMADLFFYLPWNESEVMSRIQNELGWQSPKERGNTWRFDCRVSQLRDLMYQKTIGMTERQELYARLIREGLVSKETIQDRLVTENVIHYDKIEALLDEAGIRDRSFLKLG